In Oreochromis aureus strain Israel breed Guangdong linkage group 15, ZZ_aureus, whole genome shotgun sequence, a single genomic region encodes these proteins:
- the fkbp3 gene encoding peptidyl-prolyl cis-trans isomerase FKBP3 gives MAAEPTREWSDEQLKSDDLPKKDIIKFLQDNAAHSFLNEHKLLGNIKNVAKTAKKEQLIIAYDQLFESKRFKGTEAVEEVTEKVKAVKVEEKPKEVKTEVVDEGPPKYTKSVLKKGDKTNFPKKGDTVSCWYTGTLEDGTVFDTNVPTAARKKKQAKPLSFKVGLGKVIRGWDEALLTMSKGETARLEIEPEWAYGKKGLPESKIPPNAKLIFEVELVSVD, from the exons ATGGCGGCTGAGCCCACACGGGAATGGAGCGATGAGCAGCTCAAAAGTGATGATTTGCCCAAAAAAGACATAATAAAGTTCCTGCAGGACAATGCGGCCCACTCG TTCCTCAACGAGCACAAGCTGCTCGGAAACATCAAAAATGTTGCCAAAACTGCAAAGAAAGAGCAACTGATTATCGCCTACGATCAGCTCTTCGAGAGTAAA AGGTTTAAAGGCACAGAAGCAGTGGAAGAAGTGACCGAGAAGGTTAAAGCTGTGAAAGTCGAAGAAAAACCCAAAGAAGTCAAGACAGAAGTTGTGGATGAG GGTCCTCCAAAGTACACCAAATCAGTGCTGAAGAAAGGCGACAAGACAAACTTCCCAAAGAAGGGTGACACTGTGAGCTGCTGGTACACCGGAACCTTAGAGGATGGGACTGTTTTTGACACCAATGTTCCCACAG CGGCGAGAAAGAAGAAACAGGCCAAACCACTCAGCTTCAAAGTCGGCTTGGGCAAAGTCATCAGAGGA TGGGATGAGGCCTTACTGACAATGAGCAAGGGTGAAACAGCTCGATTGGAGATTGAGCCTGAATGGGCTTACGGAAAGAAAGGCCTCCCAGAGTCCAA AATTCCACCCAACGCAAAGCTGATTTTTGAGGTTGAGCTGGTGTCTGTGGATTAG
- the faua gene encoding FAU ubiquitin like and ribosomal protein S30 fusion a, giving the protein MQLFLRGQNTHTLEVTGEETVGQIKAHVQALEGLLVEDQVLLLAGCPLENDASLASCGVSEHCTLEVAGRLLGGKVHGSLARAGKVRGQTPKVDKQEKKKKKTGRAKRRIQYNRRFVNVVPTFGKKKGPNANS; this is encoded by the exons ATGCAGCTCTTCTTACGTGGCCAGAACACTCACACCCTTGAGGTGACTGGAGAGGAGACTGTTGGCCAGATCAAG GCTCATGTCCAGGCTCTGGAAGGTCTCCTGGTTGAGGATCAggtgctgctgcttgctgggtgcCCTCTGGAGAACGATGCCTCTCTGGCGTCTTGTGGTGTCTCTGAGCACTGCACCCTGGAGGTAGCTGGCAGACTCCTGGGAG GTAAGGTTCACGGCTCTCTGGCCCGTGCTGGAAAAGTGCGGGGACAGACTCCCAAA gTCGATaagcaggagaagaagaagaagaagactggCCGTGCTAAGCGCCGCATCCAGTACAACAGGCGCTTTGTGAATGTTGTTCCCACCTTCGGAAAGAAGAAGGGACCCAATGCCAACTCCTAA